The following are encoded together in the Candidatus Gracilibacteria bacterium genome:
- the der gene encoding ribosome biogenesis GTPase Der: MLPRVTIVGRPNVGKSSLFNALSGHRIAIVSDIENTTRDIIEFKIHDNEQDFSYILADSGGIVQADDETLLSDVRGRVDDAIESSDLILFVLEFDRITEFDEHIAKKLRRSNKPILVVANKADNPKRAVESYALLELGLGDVIPTSPMQTRGMEELRIAIAKTLREHGFESKADTELEDENILKLAIIGRPNVGKSSLVNAISGEMRSIVKDMPGTTRDAIDTIIEFQGEEICLIDTAGIRRAGKIGNANIEQWSVMRAERSIERADVVAVVLDAFEGIAHQDEHIVGEAMKAKKGIILVLNKWDKVLNKPNVGRETILERYMQYLAKKFDFLSYAPVVFTQAIEGKRIDLVLEHAIKIRAERQKRVKTGVFNKFLDQITYDHAPTGNKKSHKPKIYYGSQVDINPPRFVISVNNAGHFHFSYVRYIENKIREIFGFEGTPIDIELHSRKSIYKDKSPERDEEEGENMIRRDDHVDKKFATKKKKRR; the protein is encoded by the coding sequence ATGCTTCCACGAGTTACTATAGTTGGCCGACCAAATGTCGGAAAATCGAGTCTTTTTAATGCTCTTTCTGGTCATCGTATCGCGATTGTCTCTGATATTGAGAACACGACACGCGACATTATCGAATTCAAGATTCATGACAATGAACAAGATTTTTCCTATATCCTTGCGGATTCTGGAGGTATTGTTCAGGCAGATGATGAGACACTCCTTTCTGATGTTCGCGGACGTGTGGATGATGCTATCGAGAGCTCCGATCTCATTCTTTTTGTCCTCGAGTTCGATCGTATCACAGAGTTCGATGAGCATATTGCGAAGAAGCTTCGTCGTTCCAATAAACCGATTCTCGTGGTGGCGAATAAGGCAGATAATCCAAAACGTGCGGTAGAATCGTATGCGCTTCTCGAGCTCGGTCTTGGTGATGTGATCCCAACGAGTCCGATGCAGACACGCGGTATGGAAGAACTCCGTATTGCTATCGCGAAAACCCTTCGTGAACATGGATTCGAGTCCAAGGCAGATACAGAGCTCGAAGATGAGAATATATTGAAGCTCGCGATTATTGGTCGTCCGAATGTCGGGAAATCCTCTCTCGTGAATGCAATTTCTGGAGAGATGCGCTCTATCGTGAAGGATATGCCCGGAACGACTCGAGATGCTATCGATACGATTATCGAATTCCAAGGTGAAGAAATCTGTCTCATCGATACTGCTGGTATCCGTCGAGCGGGAAAAATCGGGAATGCGAATATCGAACAGTGGAGTGTGATGCGCGCAGAGCGCTCTATCGAGCGTGCTGATGTGGTTGCGGTGGTTCTGGATGCATTCGAAGGTATTGCTCATCAGGATGAGCATATCGTCGGCGAAGCGATGAAAGCGAAAAAGGGAATTATCCTTGTGCTGAACAAGTGGGATAAGGTGCTCAATAAGCCAAATGTTGGAAGAGAAACCATTCTCGAGCGATATATGCAGTACCTCGCGAAGAAGTTCGATTTTCTCTCCTATGCTCCAGTGGTGTTTACTCAGGCGATTGAAGGGAAACGCATCGATCTCGTTCTCGAGCATGCGATCAAGATTCGTGCTGAGCGTCAGAAGCGTGTGAAGACGGGTGTCTTCAATAAGTTTCTCGATCAGATTACCTACGATCATGCTCCAACAGGAAACAAGAAATCCCACAAGCCAAAAATCTATTACGGTTCTCAGGTAGATATCAATCCTCCACGATTTGTGATTTCTGTGAACAATGCTGGGCACTTTCATTTCTCGTATGTTCGTTATATCGAGAACAAGATTCGTGAGATTTTCGGATTCGAGGGAACGCCTATCGATATTGAACTTCATTCACGCAAGAGTATCTACAAGGACAAGAGTCCTGAACGTGATGAAGAGGAAGGGGAGAATATGATTCGTCGTGACGATCATGTAGACAAGAAGTTCGCTACCAAGAAGAAGAAAAGAAGATAA